One window from the genome of Malus domestica chromosome 01, GDT2T_hap1 encodes:
- the LOC103439022 gene encoding LOW QUALITY PROTEIN: zinc finger CCCH domain-containing protein 54 (The sequence of the model RefSeq protein was modified relative to this genomic sequence to represent the inferred CDS: deleted 1 base in 1 codon; substituted 2 bases at 2 genomic stop codons), whose product MMQGVYPGYYYLLAEPNVCYSGLFGSPVQYHEPMIPVLYRYQCQCQYHDPMIDNAIFGSDEFRMYGYKVKRCPRMRAHDWTECPYAHRGEKAQRRDPRKYAYVAIVCPAFRRTGHCRKGDSCEFAHGVFEYWLHPAKYRTSACNILINGYCPRKVCFFAHSPDQLRPEHKYSAQKYFIAYQQAGYYPPNQYXQXQDNYDHVYRASPRTPKANLGGGGVEVKAPLTVEENQTMMNNKKIVDESRLKVEEFLNNLRALRLSDYEMEYDQGEIDAACGMKSYGGGEASVSEMPQFDWITELLQ is encoded by the exons ATGATGCAAGGCGTGTATCCGGGCTACTACTACCTATTGGCCGAACCAAACGTGTGCTATTCGGGTCTCTTCGGGAGTCCCGTCCAGTATCACGAACCGATGATCCCCGTCCTGTATCGGTACCAATGCCAGTGCCAGTACCACGACCCGATGATCGACAATGCCATATTTGGGTCCGACGAGTTCCGGATGTACGGTTACAAGGTGAAGCGTTGCCCTCGCATGCGAGCCCACGACTGGACTGAGTGCCCCTACGCTCATCGCGGCGAGAAGGCCCAGCGCCGTGACCCCCGCAAATACGCCTACGTGGCGATTGTTTGCCCCGCATTTCGCAGAACCGGTCACTGCCGCAAGGGCGACAGTTGCGAATTTGCCCACGGAGTGTTCGAGTATTGGCTCCACCCGGCCAAGTACCGTACCAGTGCATGCAATATTCTCATCAACGGGTACTGCCCGCGCAAGGTGTGCTTCTTCGCTCACTCGCCCGACCAGCTCCGCCCGGAACACAAGTATTCCGCCCAGAAATACTTTATTGCTTATCAGCAAGCAGGTTATTATCCTCCCAACCAGTACTAACAGTAACAA GACAACTACGACCACGTGTACCGTGCGTCCCCAAGGACCCCGAAGGCCAACCTTGGAGGAGGAGGCGTGGAAGTGAAAGCACCGTTGACCGTTGAGGAAAATCAGACTATGATGAACAACAAGAAGATCGTTGACGAGTCTCGCTTGAAGGTGGAGGAATTCCTGAACAATTTGAGGGCGTTGAGGCTGAGTGACTATGAGATGGAGTATGACCAAGGTGAAATCGATGCTGCTTGTGGGATGAAAAGTTATGGTGGTGGAGAGGCGTCGGTGTCGGAGATGCCTCAGTTCGACTGGATTACCGAGCTGCTGCAGTAA